A genomic window from Chitinophaga pollutisoli includes:
- a CDS encoding SRPBCC family protein codes for METTNQAITISSTIQQPAAKVWEIWNAPEHITQWCAASDDWHAPKASNDLRKGGAFSTTMAAKDGSFSFDFGGIYDVVVPHQQIAYTMSDGRKVQITFTEANGQTEVVETFDPEGTNPIEMQRAGWQAILDNFKRYAESK; via the coding sequence ATGGAAACGACAAATCAAGCGATCACGATCAGCAGCACCATCCAGCAACCCGCAGCCAAAGTTTGGGAAATATGGAACGCTCCGGAGCATATCACGCAATGGTGCGCGGCCTCCGACGACTGGCACGCGCCCAAAGCCAGCAACGATCTCCGCAAAGGCGGCGCATTCAGTACTACCATGGCTGCGAAAGACGGCTCCTTCAGCTTCGACTTCGGCGGGATTTACGATGTGGTTGTGCCGCACCAGCAGATTGCCTATACGATGAGCGACGGGCGGAAGGTACAGATCACTTTTACGGAAGCCAATGGCCAGACGGAAGTGGTGGAAACCTTTGATCCCGAAGGCACCAACCCGATCGAGATGCAGCGGGCCGGATGGCAGGCGATCCTGGATAACTTCAAACGTTACGCCGAATCCAAATAG
- a CDS encoding Dabb family protein — translation MNKSNRRKFLGTAAALCAGTAAAAMPGQAAAKKPPMCHHVFFWLKNPGSKEDRDALIAGVKSLSKIPTVRDLRVGVVANTEARGVVDSTWGVSELIFFDDLAGEAAYQVHPIHEEFIKKCSHLWEKVIVYDAMEV, via the coding sequence ATGAACAAATCCAACAGACGCAAGTTCCTGGGCACCGCGGCGGCACTTTGCGCCGGCACCGCGGCAGCCGCCATGCCTGGACAAGCCGCTGCCAAGAAGCCTCCCATGTGCCACCATGTGTTCTTCTGGCTGAAGAACCCTGGTTCGAAGGAAGACCGCGACGCGCTGATCGCCGGAGTCAAATCGCTCTCCAAAATCCCCACTGTGCGTGACCTGCGCGTAGGTGTGGTTGCCAATACGGAAGCCCGCGGCGTGGTAGATAGCACCTGGGGCGTGTCCGAGCTGATCTTTTTCGACGATCTGGCTGGCGAAGCGGCCTACCAGGTACACCCTATCCACGAGGAATTCATTAAAAAATGCAGCCACCTCTGGGAAAAGGTAATCGTGTATGATGCGATGGAAGTATAA
- a CDS encoding LysR family transcriptional regulator produces the protein MFDFRLKVFHTVAKRLSFTKAAEELFISQPAVTKHIHGLEEQLGLALFERIGNRIRLTQGGKLLQQYASQIFLLYGNMEYDLHQLKQDSGGLLNIGASSTIAQYYLPGVLARFNQEHPAIRTSLINGNTEQIEQALLDKDIEVGIIEGYSRNPQLKYTELAKDEIALICNARFKPPGKGPLTTDDLRKIPLLVREHGSGTLEVIVNEVKKLDLKLTDLNVLMHMGSSEGIKSYLREAPCAAFLSLRAVQAELDSGTLKVLPVKQFKLIRKYHFIHPQGQQHKLAQLFMKFARKQSD, from the coding sequence ATGTTCGATTTCAGGTTAAAAGTTTTCCATACGGTGGCCAAACGGCTGAGCTTCACCAAAGCGGCCGAAGAACTGTTTATTTCGCAGCCGGCCGTTACCAAGCACATACACGGGCTGGAGGAACAGCTGGGGCTCGCCTTATTCGAGCGCATCGGCAACCGCATCCGCCTCACCCAGGGAGGCAAACTACTGCAGCAATACGCCAGCCAGATATTCCTGCTCTACGGCAACATGGAATATGATCTTCACCAGCTGAAACAGGATTCAGGCGGCCTGCTGAACATCGGCGCCAGCTCCACCATCGCGCAGTATTACCTGCCGGGCGTTTTGGCCCGCTTCAACCAGGAGCATCCCGCCATCCGCACTTCCCTCATCAACGGCAACACCGAACAGATCGAGCAGGCGCTGCTGGATAAAGACATCGAAGTGGGCATCATCGAAGGCTATTCCCGCAATCCGCAACTCAAATACACCGAACTGGCCAAAGACGAGATCGCCCTCATCTGCAACGCCCGTTTTAAACCGCCGGGCAAAGGCCCTCTCACCACCGATGACCTCCGCAAAATTCCGCTCCTCGTGCGCGAGCACGGCTCCGGGACGCTCGAAGTCATCGTCAACGAGGTCAAAAAACTCGACCTCAAACTCACCGATCTCAACGTACTCATGCACATGGGCAGCTCCGAAGGCATCAAATCTTACCTCCGCGAAGCTCCCTGCGCCGCGTTCCTCTCCCTCCGCGCCGTACAGGCCGAACTGGATAGCGGCACCCTGAAAGTTTTGCCCGTCAAACAATTCAAACTCATCCGCAAATATCATTTCATCCACCCGCAAGGCCAGCAACACAAACTTGCCCAGCTGTTCATGAAATTCGCCCGGAAGCAATCTGACTGA
- a CDS encoding IPT/TIG domain-containing protein, whose product MKTIQKEQTISRRKRTAIPAPVENHIVPGEAEDNARLIMLRPAPRLLAGRVENARKLEEKFNKKFGGKVAVKVESDPAQTSAMLEQIRQIRQQFGVKLLTDLSPLVLKKPLYKVTAGWHLIASPKAGVKLQAPAKGKIKADTAVIMAGTLDLSNTTLEIAPEIHTLMIIAEKLICGKNARITWKYPQGKPAHMPDDASLDGQGFPGVVLIPGTDHGRDGMPGKRGDAGVNGTNGRPAPNVQLWVKELVNVPDFDLRGEDGGTGGKGQRGGHGGRGADGKRGRESVAKTRCWINHEAGNGGHGGDGGPGGNGGQGGNGGDGGYVLIGVPDGMLEKSISDSPFTPRIDGGDAGDGGAGGDGGTGGRGGKSGNIGACRTGRDGQAGALGQPGKTGPKGKSAGRNGTLEFFTFTEDEWEELLSRPFITEVEPAYTFPGNKITISGTAFVKGDKVLMENAGALKTTLNPDQSLTATVPATAKGGRQVVRVLRKSDNIYSNPYAVWVKPQIDKVPDVLIPGEVMAITGQGFLPGAYVLINGKSAVTPTVTEKAIAFLVPKDAAHMQAVEYILQVHNPDGMVSNKVSTKKVLELGIPFEYGKHNFAFGNFKDGAPSWKGFKETFGTAEVVFEMFKNAPLTGAFYGLYYKYLLGEAKGGYATGFCTALSSIVADKFWKGDNDTFKTPRSKLHAKLTWVHGRLLSRESLIHFHDQSRKGIAMVEQTARTIETVFKKGCDANQAPLLFFIPSGAIWDKGYAKKLGSTHCIMPYKFRYPKGHKGAKLNAQQTTTVNDLHDVRLYCWDCNHPENPDCYIRFRNENGVLHFDYHVEDGKKNLIKVSSADKITLGNISNGKYLYSDHDLPYSGVFGLKEFVVDFLLSPADLEITDAEGRKTGNFNGKLYSNIPDSMPCYLVDGAYMLPKGAALSRRIVGNGKGTYTYNSILPDGTTVKLEGVETKPGQVDIVRMNADASQVKIAMQEEKPFSFTFSRLVGDQVRALTISGIASGAGKECEVNVAPELGELRLGNRSGIRNVKVYAASALLTAEKPVEREVQVSIPGNHTLKINVKDWNKLDLQTATEAL is encoded by the coding sequence ATGAAAACGATCCAAAAGGAGCAAACCATTTCCCGGCGTAAGCGGACTGCCATTCCCGCGCCTGTTGAAAACCACATCGTACCCGGCGAAGCCGAAGATAATGCGCGGCTGATCATGCTGCGCCCGGCGCCCCGGCTGCTGGCGGGCCGCGTGGAAAATGCGCGGAAGCTGGAAGAGAAATTCAATAAGAAATTCGGTGGCAAAGTAGCGGTGAAAGTTGAGTCTGACCCCGCTCAAACCAGCGCCATGCTCGAACAGATCCGCCAGATCCGGCAACAATTCGGCGTGAAGCTGCTGACGGACCTCAGCCCCCTCGTGTTGAAGAAGCCGCTGTACAAGGTAACGGCCGGCTGGCACCTGATTGCATCCCCGAAAGCCGGCGTTAAACTGCAGGCGCCCGCCAAAGGAAAGATCAAGGCGGACACGGCCGTGATCATGGCCGGAACGCTCGATCTCTCCAACACCACCCTCGAAATCGCCCCGGAAATCCACACGCTGATGATCATCGCGGAAAAACTGATCTGCGGCAAAAATGCGCGCATCACCTGGAAGTACCCGCAAGGTAAACCGGCGCATATGCCCGACGATGCATCGCTCGACGGGCAAGGTTTCCCCGGAGTGGTGCTGATCCCCGGCACCGACCATGGCCGCGACGGCATGCCCGGCAAGCGCGGAGACGCCGGCGTTAACGGCACCAATGGCCGCCCTGCGCCCAATGTGCAGTTGTGGGTCAAGGAACTGGTGAATGTTCCCGATTTTGACCTCCGTGGCGAAGACGGCGGCACGGGTGGCAAAGGCCAGCGTGGCGGACATGGCGGGAGAGGAGCCGACGGCAAAAGAGGCCGCGAATCCGTCGCCAAAACACGCTGCTGGATCAATCATGAAGCCGGAAACGGCGGGCATGGCGGTGATGGCGGACCCGGCGGCAATGGCGGCCAGGGCGGCAATGGCGGCGACGGCGGCTATGTGCTCATCGGCGTGCCAGACGGGATGCTGGAAAAATCTATCTCCGATAGCCCGTTTACCCCGCGTATCGATGGCGGAGACGCCGGCGACGGCGGTGCAGGCGGCGACGGCGGTACCGGCGGGCGTGGCGGCAAATCCGGCAACATCGGTGCATGCCGCACGGGGCGCGACGGTCAGGCCGGCGCGCTGGGGCAACCCGGCAAAACGGGGCCAAAAGGCAAATCCGCAGGCAGGAACGGAACGCTGGAGTTTTTCACTTTCACGGAAGACGAGTGGGAAGAACTGCTCAGCCGTCCTTTTATCACGGAAGTGGAACCGGCGTACACTTTCCCTGGTAATAAGATTACCATCAGCGGCACGGCTTTCGTGAAGGGCGATAAGGTCTTGATGGAAAATGCGGGCGCGCTGAAAACTACTCTCAATCCCGACCAGAGCCTCACCGCTACCGTTCCCGCGACTGCGAAGGGCGGCCGGCAGGTGGTGCGGGTACTGCGGAAGTCCGACAATATTTACAGCAATCCCTATGCGGTATGGGTAAAGCCGCAGATAGATAAAGTACCCGACGTATTGATTCCCGGCGAAGTGATGGCCATTACCGGCCAGGGCTTCCTGCCCGGCGCGTATGTGCTCATCAACGGGAAGTCGGCCGTAACGCCCACCGTTACGGAAAAAGCAATTGCGTTCCTCGTCCCGAAAGACGCGGCGCATATGCAGGCGGTGGAATACATCCTCCAGGTCCACAATCCGGACGGGATGGTAAGTAACAAGGTTTCGACGAAGAAAGTGCTGGAACTGGGCATTCCTTTCGAGTACGGCAAGCACAATTTTGCATTTGGCAACTTCAAAGACGGCGCGCCTTCCTGGAAAGGTTTTAAAGAAACATTCGGCACCGCGGAAGTGGTTTTTGAAATGTTCAAGAATGCGCCGCTGACAGGAGCGTTCTACGGGCTGTATTACAAATACCTGCTCGGAGAAGCGAAGGGCGGATATGCAACAGGTTTTTGCACGGCGCTGTCGAGCATCGTGGCGGATAAATTCTGGAAAGGCGACAACGATACCTTCAAAACGCCGCGGAGCAAGCTGCATGCGAAGCTTACCTGGGTGCATGGCCGCCTCCTGAGCCGGGAGAGCCTCATCCATTTCCATGACCAGAGCCGCAAAGGCATTGCGATGGTGGAGCAAACGGCCCGCACTATTGAAACGGTGTTTAAGAAAGGCTGCGACGCGAACCAGGCGCCGCTGCTGTTTTTCATCCCTTCCGGCGCGATATGGGATAAAGGATATGCCAAAAAGCTGGGCTCAACGCATTGCATCATGCCCTATAAATTCCGCTATCCGAAAGGGCACAAAGGCGCGAAATTGAATGCGCAGCAAACAACTACTGTCAACGATCTGCACGACGTGCGACTGTATTGCTGGGATTGCAACCACCCGGAAAATCCGGACTGCTATATCCGGTTCCGCAATGAAAACGGCGTCCTGCATTTCGATTATCATGTGGAAGACGGGAAGAAAAACCTGATCAAGGTATCGAGCGCGGATAAAATCACGCTGGGGAATATCAGCAACGGCAAGTATCTCTACAGCGATCATGACTTGCCGTATTCCGGCGTGTTCGGACTGAAAGAGTTTGTGGTGGACTTCCTGTTGAGCCCGGCAGACCTGGAGATTACCGACGCGGAGGGCCGTAAAACCGGCAACTTCAATGGAAAGCTGTACAGCAATATCCCTGATTCCATGCCCTGCTACCTGGTAGACGGCGCGTATATGCTGCCGAAAGGCGCAGCCTTGTCGCGCCGGATTGTCGGCAATGGGAAAGGCACGTATACCTATAATTCCATCCTGCCCGACGGCACTACCGTGAAGCTGGAAGGGGTGGAAACGAAACCTGGACAGGTGGATATAGTTCGGATGAATGCAGATGCCTCGCAGGTGAAGATCGCCATGCAGGAGGAGAAGCCTTTCTCCTTCACGTTTTCAAGATTGGTAGGCGACCAGGTGCGCGCGCTGACGATCAGTGGCATCGCTTCCGGTGCGGGGAAGGAATGTGAGGTGAACGTGGCGCCGGAGTTGGGAGAATTGCGCCTGGGCAACCGCAGCGGCATTCGGAATGTGAAAGTGTATGCGGCGTCGGCCCTGCTGACGGCGGAAAAGCCGGTGGAGAGGGAAGTACAGGTAAGCATTCCCGGGAACCATACCCTGAAAATCAACGTCAAAGACTGGAATAAACTGGATTTGCAGACGGCGACGGAGGCTTTGTAA
- a CDS encoding alpha/beta hydrolase, which produces MQSSVFTLTPGQEAAVRAPTQFADVGGRQLAYRSIGAGDPILLCQRFRGNLDDWDPAFLAALAEYYQVIYFDYGGMASSTGEPHEHITAFASDVMGLADALSINRFLLLGWSFGGWVVQAVTALFPERVRQAILIGTRPPGPPAFDLDPLFLEVAFRPVNTFEDEVILFFEPDDANSVAAARKSHDRIRARTENQDTPVKPEHWGNYRKGGEYFSGENQEYLQRLRETDIPILVISGDHEICFPPENWFTLNRQLPTTQVIVIPRAGHGPQHQYPALTAAYIHAFVSHHPEH; this is translated from the coding sequence ATGCAATCATCCGTTTTTACTTTAACGCCGGGGCAGGAGGCGGCTGTTCGGGCGCCCACCCAGTTTGCTGATGTGGGAGGGCGGCAACTCGCTTACCGATCAATCGGAGCCGGCGATCCCATCCTGCTTTGCCAGCGCTTCCGCGGCAACCTCGACGACTGGGACCCGGCTTTCCTCGCCGCACTCGCGGAATATTACCAGGTTATTTATTTCGATTACGGCGGGATGGCTTCCTCTACAGGCGAGCCCCACGAGCACATCACCGCATTCGCGTCCGACGTCATGGGGCTGGCGGACGCCTTGTCCATCAACCGGTTTCTTTTGCTGGGGTGGTCGTTCGGCGGATGGGTGGTGCAGGCCGTGACCGCGCTTTTCCCCGAAAGGGTGCGCCAGGCTATCCTCATCGGTACCCGTCCCCCGGGGCCTCCCGCGTTCGACCTCGATCCGCTGTTCCTGGAGGTGGCTTTCCGGCCGGTAAATACTTTCGAAGACGAAGTCATCCTCTTCTTCGAACCGGACGACGCCAACAGCGTAGCCGCCGCACGCAAGAGCCACGACCGGATCCGCGCACGCACGGAAAACCAGGACACGCCGGTGAAACCTGAACATTGGGGGAATTACCGCAAAGGAGGGGAATACTTTTCCGGGGAAAACCAGGAATATCTCCAGCGCCTCCGGGAAACCGATATCCCTATCCTCGTCATCTCCGGCGACCACGAAATCTGTTTCCCGCCCGAAAACTGGTTCACCCTCAACCGGCAGCTTCCCACCACGCAGGTGATTGTAATTCCGCGCGCCGGCCACGGCCCGCAGCACCAGTATCCTGCATTAACGGCGGCCTACATCCATGCTTTTGTATCCCATCATCCCGAACATTAA
- a CDS encoding TerC family protein produces MEFILPDFADLGVWISLLTLCFLEIVLGIDNIIFISIVAGKLPEHQQRKARNVGLSLAMVFRVALLLCINWIIGLKDPVVDFKWINGTVIPLSWKDIILLAGGLFLIVKSTLEIHHKLQSTEHEDNKAKKVYQSLGAVLFQIVLVDAVFSFDSILTAVGLVENVIIMIIAVVVSIIIMMLFAGPVTRIINKQPTLQMLALTFLVVIGVVLIASGFHQEVSKSIIYSCLGFSLIVELLNIRLRGRKAKYVELNTKDVE; encoded by the coding sequence ATGGAATTCATCTTACCCGACTTCGCCGACCTGGGCGTCTGGATCAGCCTGCTGACGCTGTGCTTCCTGGAGATCGTGCTTGGCATCGACAACATCATTTTTATTTCCATCGTGGCGGGGAAACTACCCGAACACCAGCAACGGAAAGCCCGCAACGTGGGCCTGAGCCTCGCCATGGTGTTCAGGGTGGCGCTGCTGCTTTGCATCAACTGGATCATCGGACTGAAAGACCCGGTGGTAGATTTCAAATGGATCAACGGAACCGTCATACCATTAAGTTGGAAAGACATCATTCTATTGGCCGGCGGCCTGTTCCTCATCGTGAAAAGCACGCTGGAAATCCACCACAAACTGCAATCCACCGAACATGAAGACAATAAGGCCAAAAAGGTGTATCAAAGCCTTGGCGCCGTACTATTTCAGATCGTGCTGGTGGATGCTGTCTTCTCGTTCGACTCCATCCTCACCGCCGTGGGCCTGGTGGAAAACGTGATCATTATGATCATCGCGGTGGTCGTTTCGATCATCATCATGATGTTGTTCGCCGGTCCGGTGACGCGCATCATCAACAAACAACCTACGCTGCAGATGCTGGCGCTGACCTTCCTCGTCGTGATCGGCGTGGTACTGATCGCCAGCGGCTTCCACCAGGAAGTCAGCAAGAGCATTATTTACTCCTGCCTCGGCTTCTCGCTGATCGTGGAGCTGCTCAATATCAGGTTGAGAGGCCGGAAAGCGAAGTATGTGGAACTGAACACGAAAGACGTGGAATAA
- a CDS encoding zf-TFIIB domain-containing protein: protein MKCPNCNETLLMTQRNNVEIDYCPNCRGIWLDKGELDKLLEYDERRSSPDPRSHDDRSREEHRRYDDRRDKDYYDDRHKYPKKKKGFLGDFFDFD, encoded by the coding sequence ATGAAATGCCCGAATTGCAATGAAACATTGCTAATGACGCAGCGCAATAACGTGGAGATAGACTATTGCCCCAATTGCCGGGGCATCTGGCTGGATAAAGGGGAGCTTGACAAACTGCTGGAGTACGACGAACGCCGCAGCAGCCCGGATCCGCGCAGTCACGACGACCGCTCCCGTGAAGAGCACCGCCGGTACGACGACCGCCGCGACAAGGATTATTACGACGACCGCCATAAATATCCCAAAAAGAAAAAAGGATTCCTGGGCGATTTTTTTGATTTCGACTGA
- a CDS encoding thioredoxin family protein, with protein MDFANYLLIFEHIINNPEPPAPYNNPDYLNYARLNWSRQQRWFKTGVITPEMRDAMARITQPQRWIIITEPWCGDAAHNIPFFEKLAALNPLVTTEYQLRDAEPFLIQQYLTNGGKSIPKLIARDAEGNDLFTWGPRPEACQAVYDRLKAENADFETIKTDIQKWYNEDKGQSLQREILAVLAYA; from the coding sequence ATGGACTTTGCGAATTACCTGCTGATTTTCGAACACATCATCAATAACCCGGAACCGCCCGCGCCTTACAATAACCCGGATTATCTCAACTATGCCCGGCTGAACTGGTCGCGGCAGCAACGTTGGTTCAAAACGGGCGTCATTACACCTGAAATGCGCGATGCGATGGCCCGCATCACCCAGCCACAGCGTTGGATCATTATCACCGAGCCCTGGTGCGGCGACGCTGCCCACAACATCCCGTTCTTCGAGAAGCTGGCGGCCCTTAACCCACTCGTTACCACGGAGTACCAGCTCCGGGATGCAGAACCGTTCCTCATTCAGCAATATCTTACCAACGGCGGCAAATCCATTCCCAAGCTCATCGCAAGGGACGCGGAAGGGAACGATCTCTTCACCTGGGGCCCCCGGCCGGAAGCTTGCCAGGCAGTTTACGACCGCCTGAAAGCGGAAAACGCCGATTTCGAAACCATCAAGACCGACATCCAGAAATGGTATAACGAAGACAAAGGACAATCCCTCCAGCGCGAAATACTGGCCGTGCTCGCCTATGCGTAA
- a CDS encoding DUF4242 domain-containing protein: protein MPQYVIERDLPGAGQLTPDQLKAVSRTSGDVLDKLGPDIQWVHSYVTGDKICCIYQSTDEALIREHARQGGFPVTAIHEIKSVINPATAG, encoded by the coding sequence ATGCCACAATATGTCATCGAACGCGATCTGCCGGGAGCGGGCCAACTGACTCCCGACCAACTGAAAGCCGTTTCCCGGACATCAGGCGATGTGCTGGACAAACTCGGTCCGGACATCCAATGGGTACACAGTTACGTCACCGGCGACAAGATTTGCTGTATTTACCAGTCGACTGACGAGGCGCTGATCCGCGAGCATGCACGCCAGGGCGGGTTCCCCGTCACCGCGATCCACGAGATCAAATCGGTGATCAATCCCGCCACGGCGGGATAA